Part of the Spirochaeta isovalerica genome, TCTTTGTATCTTCTTCTGAAATGATCGTCGTGCAAAGGGGTCCGAATCCCGTATTCACCCCGTAGACGATTTTCCGGCTATTTACGATTGTCTGAACGTCATCACTGCATTTTCTGATCCGGGCTTCAGCTTTCTCAGAGATGACACCGCGGATCTTTCCTCCGGCCAGCTCGAGAGCCAGACCTGGACTGAGGAGATCCTCACCATAATGGAATTCTTTCATTCAAGAACTCTCCTTGCTATTACATTTTTAATTTATCCAATACAGAATCGCCGAAACTGAATTTGTTTAATTTCTGTTCCAGCTGATTAAAGCTTCTGACGACATCAAATCCTTCGCTTCCATCGTGAAACAGTTCAAACATACTCGATTCCAGAGTTTTCCACACGGGAATGAGTTCTGAGAGCAGCTCCTCGCCTTCACTTGTGAAACTAACAATTTTTCTCCGCCTGTCAAAACTGTCAGCTTCCATTGCGACAAGCCCTTTGCGATTCAAAAGAGAGACAATCTGACTCGCCCCGGGCTGGGAAACATTGAGTTCATCGGCAATTTCAGTTACAGAGAGAGAGCCTTTTTTATGGAGCAGAAAAAACAGGGGAAACCATGCGGGCTCGAAGCTGATATCAAGTTTTTCATATATTTTTCCGACTTCAGATAGAAAACGTTCACTTAATCTTTTCAATCTGGTTCCGAGTATCAGTATTCCCGTTTCCTCATAAAATCCCATAATCACCCCATTTTTGCATAAGCACTTATGTATTTTACATCCACACTTTTCTGCTGTAAAGAAAATAAGGGAAAATTACTCGTAAAAACTATCTATTCCGGGATAATTCATCTTGGCAACAGCAATTTTCTCAGGCAATGTGAAATAACTGGCCACTCCTTCGCTACAGAGATTTTCTTCACCGTCATAAAGAGAAACCTGAACATGGGCAATGTTTTTCTCCATCTCCTTAATGGATGCTCTCAGCGTAATGCGCCCTTTATCTATCATTACAGACTTCAGATACCTGACCTGAAGCTCCGATGTGAAACCGCCGGTTTTTAATTTGACAAATACAACCCAGCTGGCAATTTCATCGATCAGAGTAGCCTGAATTCCGCCATGGAGAATATTGAGAAAACCCTCGAACTTTCTGTCCGGGTTCCAATGGGATACAATCTCATCCCCCTCCTCGAGGAATTCCATTTTCAACCCATTATTATTGGAAGGGGAACAGCCGAAACAGCTGTATCCAGTAGACTGTTTCAGATCAACGAAAGGATTTATAATTTTTTTCATGAAAATATAATCTGAGATAAGACAGAACATGTCAACAGTGAAAAAAGAACCGCCCCCGGTAAAGGGGGCGGAAGAAAGGACAAATCTATGAAACCTTCTTCAACTTGTTGCGGCGGTGGAAATCTTCATTCCCATAGTGTTCCTGCAGCGAGTTTCCGATCAGGGAAAAAGCTTTTCCAAGACCGCCCAGTACGAAATTAGCTACAGGGCTTTTTTTTTCAGATTTACCCGTAACACCTTTATATGTTCTCAATTCCCGCATCTCTTCCAGAATTGTTTCATGCTTGCTATTAGCCATATCCATCAGTTCAATCCAGTTGTCAGCCATTATATTTCCTCCATGGCAGTTGCCCAATTGAAATTCTTCAGGTTATGTTAACCTGAACTACCCATCTACCCGTTTATGCGGGTTATGGATTAATTATATGAATTAACTTGCGGGAAGTCAATAGATTTCATTCACTTTTCTCCTTTTTTTTGCACAATAATCTCTTTTTGTGCTATTACTTGAGTAGTTGAAGTGAAGGAGTAAACTGTTGAAAAGTGAAAAAGAAGCTAAGAATATTCTGAAAATTGCCTATTTCTCCGATACTTTTTACCCACAGATAAATGGCGTTGTCTCTTCACTGATCAACCTGGCCCGTTCATTGGCGGACAAGGGTCATAAAATATACATCGTTGCTCCTAAAGTTGATAAGGATTTCGAGGAATTCTCCTATCCCGGCATCACGATTTTGCGCATATCGTCCGTAAAAGCGTCATTTTATGAGGATTTCCGCTGGGCTAAAATCATCAGTTTGAAAACCTATAAAGTTCTTAAGGATGCAGACATTGATGTAATCCATTTTGAAACCCCGATAGGGCTGGGAATTATGGCCATAAATATGGCCAGACTTCTCAATACGCCGCTTGTTGGCACTTATCATACATTCATTTCCGATCCCCGTTATATAAAACATTGGAAATTATTCAAACCAACTGTTCTGTTGCAGAATATCTCCTGGTTTTATTCAAATCAGTTTTACAATCGGACGGATCTGACAACAGCGCCGTCTCAGAGCACCATTGTGGAACTTAAGGAAAACGGATGTAATCCTCCCTTGATGAAAACAATATCGAACGGTATCGATCCGGCGATTTTTGATAACAGCCGATCTGACGAAGTTCGGAAGACATACGGACTAGAAGGTAAAACCATTCTCTATGTCGGCAGAATCGCCCATGAGAAGAGCATCGATATCCTGCTCACTGCTTTTTTTAAAGCGGCGGAGATCGACGGGGATATGAAAATCATGATTGTCGGACACGGACCGCAGATGGATGATATTAAAGAGATGATCGACAGGTCGCCCTATAAAAGCCGTATTATACTCACCGGAGCCATTCCTCATGACGAACTTGTCGTCAGCGGGATCTATGGCGCCTGCGAAGTTTTTGCCACAGCTTCGGAAACGGAAAATCAGCCGATGACGATACTCGAAGCCCAGGTCAACGGTTGTGTTTGTGTGGGGGTTGATGCGAGAGGCGTCCCCGGAATGATTGAAAACGGGCAGAGTGGAATTATTGTTGAAAAAGGTGATACGGAAGCAATGGCCAGAGCCTTCCTGACAATCCTCGGGTCAGAGGAAAAGTTGTCATCTATGAAAAATAAAACCCTTGAAAATGTGAAAGAGCATTTTCTCCCCTCTGTAGTGGAACAATGGGAAAGAGAGTACAGAGCTCTCATATCCGGTTTTAAAGGTCGTTATTTTAAAGATAAATTATTCTATCCCTTTAAGAAAGCGGGAGAACTTCTCTCCCGCCCGACAGAGATTTCACAGGAATAAGGATTTCCCCTCTTTTTCTTTTTTGTAAAGCTTCAGCCTGGTCAGCTCAACCCCCTCTTTGAGAGGATTTTCTCCCAGAATCAGCTCCAGCAGACGGATGATATTATTCATTTTTTTGTTATTCATTTGAGAAAGGAGCTCAATTGAATCGCCATTCATTTCAAAACGGTAATCATCTGCAACATTCTGCACTTCAGCTTGTTCTTTAAGCTTCTCATAGAGCTCAACAGGTGAAATATTCGATTCTGCCGTGTTCAATCTGTATAAACTCCCCCAGTATTGCGCCATGAGGGATTTATATTTCCTCCCTTCATCGGGAACCGGCAGCAGCTGACAGTCGGTAAACTCGAATCCCGCGGGGAGAACCTGATTCAGCCTGGATACCAGATCTGAGAGTTCCTCTCCATCGTAATGGATTTCAACTCCCATGACTTCGCCCTCCGAACTGATACCCAGAGTCAGAGGATGAGGGAATTCCATTTTTGGTTTCGGGTTGAATCCCTGTGTAAAGTTCATCAGGATACCGGCACGTTGAAAAGCCATTTCAAACATATGCATAACATTGAGGTGGCCTAGAAAAATCGCAGGACCGAATTTTCTGAATTTGAGGATAATCCGCCTGACCGGACCTTTCTCCCGAGCTGGAGGAATGGGTTCCGAAAGAAAGTCAAATCCTTCAGGATATCGCACCTTCTGATCTTTTGAGCAGACACCGCAATAGTCCCGGCAGGGATTGTCACAGGAATCAGTAAGATCATAACTCATGGCTCTGTTGTATTCTTTTTTGAACTGCTCCTTGCCGACGCCCATAGAGATGGTATCCCAGGGAAGCTCGGATTCGGGATCAAGCGGTGAGCAGATTTCTTTCTCGACATCCCAATCTGCTTCATCAATCACTTCTTTCCAGAGATCTCTTTTAAAATACTCATCCCAGGCATCAAGGCGGGCACCTTTTGCCCAGGCGGCTTCAATCAAATCTCCGGCGCGGCGGTCTCCCCGGGCCAGAATCCCCTCTACAAAAGAGACAAAAGGAGAATGAAAACCGAGTTTAATATTCCGGCCTTTCAACCCGTCCCGCAACCTTCTGATCTGCTCCATGGCAAACTCATCAGTGAATTGAGCCCCCCACTGAAAAGGAGTATGCGGTTTCGGTATAAAAGTCCCCACATTGACATTGAAGCGCATTTTTACCTGATCCTGAAGATTTGTCAGAAAATCAATTATGGGCTGAATCTCATCTTCACCCGAGGCGGTGGGAAGTCCGATCATAAAATAGAATTTCGCCTGCTTCCATCCCTGCTCTTTCGCTTCTTTGAGAATGGAGACAATCCTGTCGAGGGGAACTTCTTTATTCATCCCTCTCTGCCAATCCTCGCGAGGTGTTTCCACGGCAAAAGTAAGACTGCTTTTTCTCACTTCGGATATCTCTGCGAGCAAAGGTAAAGTCACGGAGTTCACACGCAGCGAGGGAAGCTGAAAAGACACTCCTCGATCTTTAAATCGCTCATTCAGGTTCCTCACCAGGGGGAGCAGGTTTTTATAATCTCCCGAGGAGAGGGAGGAGAGCGTAATTTTTCTATATCCGCATTTGTCAATAATATGCTCTGCTTCTTCGACAATGGTTTTATAATCTTTCTGCCGAAGCGGTCTGTAAAAATACCCGGCATGGCAGAAACGGCAGCCATTGGGGCATCCGCGCATGATTTCTATGACGCCATGGTCCTGAACCGTATCAACAGTTGGTACGGGAAGCATGCTTCCCTTGTCATAATCCCTTCCGAAGTCTCCCCAGACAGCCCGGGAAACCACATCAGATTTTCCTTCTGTCCAGACAGAAGCATCAGAGCGTAGGGCTTCGAAAAGATCGGAACGGCTTCCGCCCTTTTTTTTAATTTCCACAAGGCGGGGAAAAAGCGAAGCGATCTGATGCTCACCTTCACCGATAAACACTGCATCGAGAAAGGGAGCAAAGGGTAAGGGATTCGTCACGGCCGGCCCGCCCGCGATGATAAGCGGACTGTCCTCATCTCTTTCGTTGACTTTCAAAGGAATCTTTCCCAGCTCGAGAACGGTCAGCACATTGGTCGCAGACAATTCATAGCCGATGGAAAATCCAATAATATCAAAATCTTTCAGAGGAATACCCGTTTCAAGAGAGTAAAGGGGAATATCTTTGTCTCTCAGGATTTCCTCAAAATCGGGAGCCGGAGCGAATACCCGCTCGCATTGAACCCCCTCTATATTGTTAAAGTGATTGTAAAGGATTTTTATCGCGTTGTTAGACATTCCGATTTCATAGAGATCGGGAAAACAAATGGCCACTTTGAGGGGTTGATCCTCATCATAAAAACGGCTTCCGTATTCGCCGCCCACATATCTCCCGGGCTTCATAACGGATAATAGTTCCCGTCTTAATTCGCCGGAAGGATTTATTTTTTTCATATTTAATTCCTGTATCGTCTCTGGTAAATACTAAGTAGAATACCGATTCCCATCGAAGCAGTCCACAGGGAAGACCCCCCGTACGAGAGAAAGAACAAAGGAATTCCCGTAATAGGCATAACCCCGATAGCCATGCCGGTATTTATAATAACATGAAAGAATATCATGCCCACGATACCGCCGCCCAGAACGACTCCGAAGCGGTCATTGGATCTATCAATGATGATCAAACTGCGTACGAGCATTAATATATAAAGTGAGAACACGACAATTGCACCGACGAAACCCGCTTCTTCGGAAAAAATGGAAAAGATAAAGTCGCTGCTCTGCTGAGGTAGATAGCGGAGATGAGACTGGGTTCCCTGAAGGAACCCTCTGCCCCAGAGACCGCCCGCTCCTACGGCAGTTATAGACTGAATCATATTCCATCCCGCCCCCTGGGGATCGACCTGTGGATCGATAAAAATAATCAGTCTCATGATCTGATATCCCTTGAGAACCATTCTCCCGCCCATTGCGCCGAGTAGAGAAATGAAAAAAGAAGAGGAAAAATAGATAATCCAGTAGTAATATCCAGCTCTGAATAAAAGCTGTCCCGCTCCCGCCAGAGCCATTATTACAATCAGAGCTATGAGAACATACTTCATCGTGGCCATTTCGGTAAAAACCTTGACGAGCATAACTTCCTCCTGGATGATATATTCGCTCCAGGCGGGAAGAACTGTGAAATAGATAATGAGAGAACCGGTAATGACCAGATAGATAATATGTTTGAGCCGTGCACCTGCGAGAAATAACATGACGAGAAATATCGGCACATTGACGATTGCTGAACCGAAATCCGGCTGCGCGAGAGTCAGAAGCATCGGTATGGCAATAATAACCAATGCCTGAATGAATTTTTTAAGCGTATGTATGGTTTTGTAATTATTATCGAGAAAGGCTCCCAGATAAAAAATTACCGCGATTTTAGAGAACTCTGCGGGCTGTATGCCGAAAGGACCGACTCCCAGCCAGGAACGGGCTCCGTTGACATACCGGCCGAAGAAAAGTGTGAAAAGGAGCAGGATAACCATAACGAGATAGATGTAAAAGGAAACCATCTTGAACCTGGCATAATCATATAATGAAAAGAAGATAATAATTGCCAGACTGGAAACGACCCAGATTATCTGTTTTATCCATTCGTTGGAGACGCTGACACCGGAAGAGTTCACTCCGCTGGAATAGATAAAAAAGATGCCTATCAGCATTAAGGCCAGTGTCGTGGCAAAAAGGATAACATCAAATTTCAGAATATCTCTATTCCCCGCCATTATCATCCTCCTCCAAGTGAGCGTCCCAGGAATACCAGACACGTCTTTTCCGGAAATCACGGACAACTTCTTCATAGGTCTTGTTGCCGAATATCCCTTCATATATGATATCCGCCGCTTTCGGCGCCCACCATTCCCAATCGTTAGTCGCTTCAACCATAGTGAGAACGACAACTCTTTCTTCAGGATTATCCGTATCATAAGGTCCGTATGATGCGAACCAAGAGTGCCAGTTTTCGTCAGAACCGACTTCTCCCGTTCCCGTTTTACCGGCGATTTCCACCTGCTTGTTGAGGATGACAACATTAGATGTCCCGTCGGTAATAACGCCCCGCATATTTTCTTTAAGAGTCTGAAAGGTTTCGTAACGGATCGGCGATGTCCTGAGAACTTCCGGCTCCATTCTCTCCAATACTTCACCCGATAGAGGATCAATGACCTCTTTGAGAATATGCGGTTTGTAGGCAATGCCGTTATTGACTATCATGGCGATTTCATTGGCGACCTGAAGAGGTGTCGACGTCACGAACCCCTGGCCGATAGCTGCGTTGTAAGTATCTCCCAACTGCCATGAATTGTTATAGACACTCTGTTTCCAGGCTTTCGTCGGAATATTCCCCGAGACTTCTCCCGGCAGATCAATTTCCGTTGCCGCCGCCAATCCCAGGTACTGGGCATAGGTGGCGATGTTGTCTATTCCGAGAACTTCCATACCCATCGTCCCGAAATAAATATTGCAGGATTCCGCGAGGGCTTCTTTAAGATTCACGGGGCCGTGACCACTTTTCTTATGACAGTATGTGGTCCTGTTCCCTATTGTGATTTCTCCTTCGCAAGTGACAGTTTTTTCCGGATCAACGGCATCAAGATCGAGCAGCGCTGCAGATAAAACCAGCTTGAAAGTAGATGCGGGAGGATACTGGGACTGAATAGCCCTGTTTAAAAAAGGAAAGTCCGGGTCGAGGCTTAAAACACCGAAGTTAGTCGGTCCCGGAAGCGAAAAGAGATTGGGATTAAAGTAGGGATAAGACACAAGAGCCAGAACCTCTCCCGTAGACGGTTGCAGAACAACAACCGAACCCTTTCTCTTTCCCAGAGCTTTTTCCGCGAGCAGCTGGATATTCCGGTCTATGGTCAACCTGAGATTCATTCCATTCTCGGGTGGCTCTATCGAATCAGCCTGGTCTGTATTCCGCCCTTTGACATCGACTGTTTTGATTCGGCGGCCGTCTGTTCCTCTGAGAATGCGGTCGTACTGCTTCTCAATCCCGCTTTTCCCGAGGACGGAATCATAGGAATACCCCTCATTGTAGAGAACCTGTAACTCAGATGTCGTAATCCCGCCGATATACCCCAGTACATGTGAGATGGATCCCGTTTCGTTATACCATCGCAAAGGCTTGCTGGTCCAGGAAATACCGGGAAACTCATCTATATGCTCGGCAATATAAGCGACGTTATCAAAGGACACACCGGAGACAATTTCAACGGCCTGATACCGGTTGGAGGAACTGCGGGGAACTTTACGCATCAGTTCAGATGCCGAGACATTTATGATCGAACTGATCCGCTCAATCATTTCCTCTATGGATATGCCTTCCACTTCAGCAGGTGTCAGCGCCAGAGCGAAGGAATCGACATTCATTGCCAGAGGATAATCGTAGTTTCTGTCGTAAATTCTCCCTCTCTGGGCTGGTATGATATCGGAACGCTTACTTACGTCCCGCGCCTGTTTCTGATAAAAAAGGGTATTGATAACCTGCATGGAAAACAGATGAATCAGATAAGCCAGGAAAATTGAGGCGAAGAGAACTCCAACGCCGATGAGACGGAACCGGTTTACGTTGGAACCGGCACCGCTGCCCATAAATCCCTTCATAAGCCGCGCCTCCCGTCAAGGCGATCCTTGATTTTATGAGCTATAAAAAAAACAGGAGGCGTCAAAATCGTATTGTAAACGATTTCAATAAGAAAAAAACGGGAAAAAACACTGTGTACAGGTACCGATAGATTAAACAGCGAAATAACACCGAAAGCCAGGAGTCGATTCAGAACTGTAGCAATGAGAACAAAAGCCATTGGCATAACAATGCGGTCCAGGATAACCAATCCGTTGAAAGAACTGTAAACTGAGCCGATTATAGTCTTGATGATACTGTGGAACCCCAGAGGGGAAATACTGACGGCATCTTCTACCAGCCCCGTTGCAAATCCGCAAACAGTCCCGTGGAGTCCGCCATTGTAAAAAGATGTAAAAACAAGATAGATCAGATACAGGTTGGGAATAACCTCATATATGGCGATATAGCGGAACAGGGTAGATTGAATAATGATTATCCCGAATAAAAAAGCCGAGCTTATTAAAAGTCTTTTAATCATTTTCCTGTCCGGTTATTACAAACACATATTCAAGCTTGGAAAAATCGATGACCGGTTTAAGTTCGATTCTCAATGACGTCGCATAATCATCGGAATATATTTCCGAGACCCGTCCTATATTCAGACCTTTCGGAAATACCGTCTTCATGCCTGAAGTTATGATCATATCTCCAAGCGCGATTTCACTTCTTGCGGATTTTGTAACATACTTCATAAGAACGTAATCACCCGAACCGCCGGTTCCTTCGATCAGACCTTCGTAGCGGCTACCCTGCAACCGGGCGGAAATGAAACTTGTGCTGTCGAAAAGAGGCATAATCAAAGAAGAGGAAAGACCCACATTGATAACCTTTCCCACAAGGCCGTATATTCCGTCCTGATAAGCCGTAACGGCCATATTTCTGGCGATTCCATCCTTGGAACCCTTATTGATTACGAAAGAGGCGAAAAAGTTTTCCGGGTCGTTGCTTATGATTTCGCATGGGATATGCCGCGTTTCAAGATTCCCCGAAAAATCAAGTTGCTCTCTGAGAATCTCATTCTCTCTTTTCAGTTCCGCGACATACCTCTCCACTCCCGTGTATTCGTTTAATAGAGCGAGAGCTTCATCGTATGCGTTCTGTAATTCCCGCAGCTCACTGATGGCATTGATCTGGCTTCTGACCCCTCCGGCCAGGGATGTCACACCTTTCTGGAAAAAAGAGACCACAGTAAGGCCTCCATTTTTCACTGCACCGAGAATGTTGGATTCGGTAAATGAGATAAACAGGGATGCTGAAACGATCATGGCCAGAGCTATGACGATTTTCAAAGCTCTGCTGTTTCGCTTGCCTCCCCAATTTTGTTTTTTCGGCATGACAGGGATACCTTATCCGTTCAGATTATTGTAAATGCTTCGGCTCTGATTGGCGTCTCTCGCATGATCGAAATACATACCCGCTCCCAGGGCGACACAAAGCAGCGGTTTTTCAGCCAGAATAACCGGTACTCCTGTTTCCTTGGAGATCAGTTTGGTCAATCCTTTGAGGTTTGAACCGCCGCCGGTCATGACAATACCGCGTTCGACAATATCTCCCGCCAGCTCCGGAGGAGTCTGCCCCAGTGTTTTCTTTATTTCTTCACAGATGAGGTTGATAGGTTCCTGAAGTGCTTCGCGGACTTCCACAGAGTCAATTTCCAGACGTCTGGGTAATCCCGTTATCGCATCAGTCCCTTTAATT contains:
- a CDS encoding MarR family winged helix-turn-helix transcriptional regulator — its product is MGFYEETGILILGTRLKRLSERFLSEVGKIYEKLDISFEPAWFPLFFLLHKKGSLSVTEIADELNVSQPGASQIVSLLNRKGLVAMEADSFDRRRKIVSFTSEGEELLSELIPVWKTLESSMFELFHDGSEGFDVVRSFNQLEQKLNKFSFGDSVLDKLKM
- a CDS encoding PaaI family thioesterase, with amino-acid sequence MKKIINPFVDLKQSTGYSCFGCSPSNNNGLKMEFLEEGDEIVSHWNPDRKFEGFLNILHGGIQATLIDEIASWVVFVKLKTGGFTSELQVRYLKSVMIDKGRITLRASIKEMEKNIAHVQVSLYDGEENLCSEGVASYFTLPEKIAVAKMNYPGIDSFYE
- a CDS encoding glycosyltransferase, with translation MKSEKEAKNILKIAYFSDTFYPQINGVVSSLINLARSLADKGHKIYIVAPKVDKDFEEFSYPGITILRISSVKASFYEDFRWAKIISLKTYKVLKDADIDVIHFETPIGLGIMAINMARLLNTPLVGTYHTFISDPRYIKHWKLFKPTVLLQNISWFYSNQFYNRTDLTTAPSQSTIVELKENGCNPPLMKTISNGIDPAIFDNSRSDEVRKTYGLEGKTILYVGRIAHEKSIDILLTAFFKAAEIDGDMKIMIVGHGPQMDDIKEMIDRSPYKSRIILTGAIPHDELVVSGIYGACEVFATASETENQPMTILEAQVNGCVCVGVDARGVPGMIENGQSGIIVEKGDTEAMARAFLTILGSEEKLSSMKNKTLENVKEHFLPSVVEQWEREYRALISGFKGRYFKDKLFYPFKKAGELLSRPTEISQE
- a CDS encoding TIGR03936 family radical SAM-associated protein, with the protein product MKKINPSGELRRELLSVMKPGRYVGGEYGSRFYDEDQPLKVAICFPDLYEIGMSNNAIKILYNHFNNIEGVQCERVFAPAPDFEEILRDKDIPLYSLETGIPLKDFDIIGFSIGYELSATNVLTVLELGKIPLKVNERDEDSPLIIAGGPAVTNPLPFAPFLDAVFIGEGEHQIASLFPRLVEIKKKGGSRSDLFEALRSDASVWTEGKSDVVSRAVWGDFGRDYDKGSMLPVPTVDTVQDHGVIEIMRGCPNGCRFCHAGYFYRPLRQKDYKTIVEEAEHIIDKCGYRKITLSSLSSGDYKNLLPLVRNLNERFKDRGVSFQLPSLRVNSVTLPLLAEISEVRKSSLTFAVETPREDWQRGMNKEVPLDRIVSILKEAKEQGWKQAKFYFMIGLPTASGEDEIQPIIDFLTNLQDQVKMRFNVNVGTFIPKPHTPFQWGAQFTDEFAMEQIRRLRDGLKGRNIKLGFHSPFVSFVEGILARGDRRAGDLIEAAWAKGARLDAWDEYFKRDLWKEVIDEADWDVEKEICSPLDPESELPWDTISMGVGKEQFKKEYNRAMSYDLTDSCDNPCRDYCGVCSKDQKVRYPEGFDFLSEPIPPAREKGPVRRIILKFRKFGPAIFLGHLNVMHMFEMAFQRAGILMNFTQGFNPKPKMEFPHPLTLGISSEGEVMGVEIHYDGEELSDLVSRLNQVLPAGFEFTDCQLLPVPDEGRKYKSLMAQYWGSLYRLNTAESNISPVELYEKLKEQAEVQNVADDYRFEMNGDSIELLSQMNNKKMNNIIRLLELILGENPLKEGVELTRLKLYKKEKEGKSLFL
- the rodA gene encoding rod shape-determining protein RodA, whose product is MAGNRDILKFDVILFATTLALMLIGIFFIYSSGVNSSGVSVSNEWIKQIIWVVSSLAIIIFFSLYDYARFKMVSFYIYLVMVILLLFTLFFGRYVNGARSWLGVGPFGIQPAEFSKIAVIFYLGAFLDNNYKTIHTLKKFIQALVIIAIPMLLTLAQPDFGSAIVNVPIFLVMLFLAGARLKHIIYLVITGSLIIYFTVLPAWSEYIIQEEVMLVKVFTEMATMKYVLIALIVIMALAGAGQLLFRAGYYYWIIYFSSSFFISLLGAMGGRMVLKGYQIMRLIIFIDPQVDPQGAGWNMIQSITAVGAGGLWGRGFLQGTQSHLRYLPQQSSDFIFSIFSEEAGFVGAIVVFSLYILMLVRSLIIIDRSNDRFGVVLGGGIVGMIFFHVIINTGMAIGVMPITGIPLFFLSYGGSSLWTASMGIGILLSIYQRRYRN
- the mrdA gene encoding penicillin-binding protein 2 encodes the protein MKGFMGSGAGSNVNRFRLIGVGVLFASIFLAYLIHLFSMQVINTLFYQKQARDVSKRSDIIPAQRGRIYDRNYDYPLAMNVDSFALALTPAEVEGISIEEMIERISSIINVSASELMRKVPRSSSNRYQAVEIVSGVSFDNVAYIAEHIDEFPGISWTSKPLRWYNETGSISHVLGYIGGITTSELQVLYNEGYSYDSVLGKSGIEKQYDRILRGTDGRRIKTVDVKGRNTDQADSIEPPENGMNLRLTIDRNIQLLAEKALGKRKGSVVVLQPSTGEVLALVSYPYFNPNLFSLPGPTNFGVLSLDPDFPFLNRAIQSQYPPASTFKLVLSAALLDLDAVDPEKTVTCEGEITIGNRTTYCHKKSGHGPVNLKEALAESCNIYFGTMGMEVLGIDNIATYAQYLGLAAATEIDLPGEVSGNIPTKAWKQSVYNNSWQLGDTYNAAIGQGFVTSTPLQVANEIAMIVNNGIAYKPHILKEVIDPLSGEVLERMEPEVLRTSPIRYETFQTLKENMRGVITDGTSNVVILNKQVEIAGKTGTGEVGSDENWHSWFASYGPYDTDNPEERVVVLTMVEATNDWEWWAPKAADIIYEGIFGNKTYEEVVRDFRKRRVWYSWDAHLEEDDNGGE
- the mreD gene encoding rod shape-determining protein MreD, which translates into the protein MIKRLLISSAFLFGIIIIQSTLFRYIAIYEVIPNLYLIYLVFTSFYNGGLHGTVCGFATGLVEDAVSISPLGFHSIIKTIIGSVYSSFNGLVILDRIVMPMAFVLIATVLNRLLAFGVISLFNLSVPVHSVFSRFFLIEIVYNTILTPPVFFIAHKIKDRLDGRRGL
- the mreC gene encoding rod shape-determining protein MreC, whose product is MPKKQNWGGKRNSRALKIVIALAMIVSASLFISFTESNILGAVKNGGLTVVSFFQKGVTSLAGGVRSQINAISELRELQNAYDEALALLNEYTGVERYVAELKRENEILREQLDFSGNLETRHIPCEIISNDPENFFASFVINKGSKDGIARNMAVTAYQDGIYGLVGKVINVGLSSSLIMPLFDSTSFISARLQGSRYEGLIEGTGGSGDYVLMKYVTKSARSEIALGDMIITSGMKTVFPKGLNIGRVSEIYSDDYATSLRIELKPVIDFSKLEYVFVITGQEND